The sequence CGGCTGCTGGTGGACCGCATTGTCTTTCTGGGCACGGCGGTGGATGACATGGTGGCCAACCTCATCATCGCCCAGTTGTTGTTTCTCCAGATGAATGACCCCAAGAAAGACATCCACCTCTACATCAATTCCCCCGGCGGCAGCGTCACCGCCGGCCTGGCCATTTATGACACCATGCAGTTTCTCACCTGCGATGTGAACACCTACTGCATCGGCCAGGCCGCCAGCATGGGGGCCGTGCTCCTGGCCGCCGGCACCAAGGGCAAGCGCTTCGGCCTCCCCAACTCCCGCATCATGGTGCATCAGCCCTGGGGCGGCGTGCAGGGCCAGGCCACCGACATCAGCATCCAGGCCCGCGAAATCCTCCGCCTCAAAGACCGCCTCAACG comes from Verrucomicrobiia bacterium and encodes:
- the clpP gene encoding ATP-dependent Clp endopeptidase proteolytic subunit ClpP, yielding MNNFLVPMVVEQTGRGERGYDIYSRLLVDRIVFLGTAVDDMVANLIIAQLLFLQMNDPKKDIHLYINSPGGSVTAGLAIYDTMQFLTCDVNTYCIGQAASMGAVLLAAGTKGKRFGLPNSRIMVHQPWGGVQGQATDISIQAREILRLKDRLNEILAKHCGRSVEEVARDTDRDRFMSSEEAKEYGLIDQVVVSRKEIPAQKKD